The Nitratidesulfovibrio sp. SRB-5 genome includes a window with the following:
- a CDS encoding LysR family transcriptional regulator — protein MDIRHLKTFLAVAAGLSFRKAAESLHYAPSTVTAQIRALEEDLGAPLFERTGRRVLLTDHGRRLLPRARRIAEMADDARRAVTHDADSGELSVRMSQSLGMLCLPEALRRFRARFPATRVHVATASRHGLAADLRHGEVDLALLLGRPFAADGVDMETLRHEPLACIAAPGSPLAGHGRVTPADLAGQPLVLTRHVWSLRPAIEQTLAAAHVQPGSVLECSSIVIVKRCVAAGLGVAVVPLCAVRDEVDRGELRALDATALVESSRTDAPGMHTTLSVPVLLALPARRQVPAAAAFFAGILRDLFRP, from the coding sequence ATGGACATCCGCCACCTGAAGACCTTTCTGGCCGTGGCCGCCGGGCTTTCGTTCCGCAAGGCGGCAGAGTCGTTGCACTACGCCCCCTCCACCGTCACCGCGCAGATCCGCGCACTGGAAGAGGATCTGGGCGCCCCGCTGTTCGAGCGGACGGGCCGCCGCGTGCTGCTCACCGACCACGGACGGCGGCTGCTGCCCCGCGCACGGCGCATTGCCGAAATGGCCGACGACGCCCGCCGCGCCGTCACCCACGATGCCGATTCCGGCGAGCTTTCCGTGCGCATGTCGCAAAGCCTCGGCATGCTCTGCCTGCCGGAGGCGCTGCGCCGCTTCCGCGCGCGCTTTCCCGCAACGCGGGTGCACGTGGCCACGGCCTCGCGCCACGGCCTTGCGGCGGACCTGCGCCACGGCGAGGTGGACCTGGCACTGCTGCTGGGGCGCCCCTTTGCCGCCGATGGCGTGGACATGGAAACCCTGCGCCATGAACCGCTGGCGTGCATCGCCGCGCCCGGATCGCCGCTGGCCGGACATGGCCGGGTAACCCCGGCAGACCTTGCGGGCCAGCCGCTGGTGCTCACCCGACACGTGTGGAGCCTGCGCCCCGCCATCGAACAGACCCTGGCCGCCGCCCACGTGCAGCCCGGGTCCGTGCTGGAATGCTCCAGCATCGTCATCGTCAAGCGGTGCGTGGCGGCGGGGCTGGGCGTGGCCGTGGTGCCGCTGTGCGCCGTGCGCGACGAGGTGGACCGGGGCGAATTGCGCGCGCTGGACGCCACCGCCCTCGTGGAATCTTCCCGAACGGATGCCCCAGGAATGCACACCACCCTGTCCGTCCCGGTGCTGCTGGCCCTGCCCGCCCGGCGGCAGGTGCCCGCCGCTGCCGCCTTTTTCGCCGGGATTCTGCGCGACCTGTTCCGGCCCTGA
- a CDS encoding cytochrome c peroxidase: protein MRKGTARMLAGWAIAAAMGFVAPALCAVPGAHAAAAEKGAEARQPVKGVPQMAKFKQVSEVVRDKCMACHSRDYDLPFYARVPGIKQMIEKDFRDGLRAMDLNVELVDAAPGSAQGNGQGSGTGAPVGEATIAKMEWVVLNETMPPAKFTAVHWGSRLTAEDRKAILEWVAATRAAHYATDAAPNRANEPLQPLPASLPTDVRKVALGERLFNDKRLSADNTLACSGCHAEDKAGTDNRRFAEGIRKQFGDINAPTTFNAVFNTRQFWNGRAADLQEQAGGPPLNPIEMGSRDWQEIIAKLAADAPLTAEYAALYPGGWSAAGITDAIAEYEKTLITPDSRFDKWLKGDDKVLTQAELDGYQRFKAYRCSSCHVGKAVGGQSFEYMDLKADYFKDRGNPLGSDAGMKDFTKKPEDLHRFKVPNLRNIELTAPYMHDGTVTTLDDAVRIMGTYLSGMPIPEGDRALIVSFLRTLTGEYKGKPLTGVAVAK, encoded by the coding sequence ATGCGAAAGGGAACAGCACGGATGTTGGCGGGTTGGGCCATTGCGGCGGCCATGGGGTTTGTCGCGCCCGCCCTGTGCGCAGTGCCCGGCGCGCACGCGGCAGCCGCCGAAAAGGGAGCGGAGGCCCGGCAGCCGGTGAAGGGCGTGCCGCAGATGGCCAAGTTCAAGCAGGTGTCCGAAGTGGTGCGCGACAAGTGCATGGCCTGTCACAGCCGCGACTACGATCTGCCGTTCTACGCCAGGGTGCCCGGCATCAAGCAGATGATCGAGAAGGATTTTCGCGACGGCCTGCGCGCCATGGACCTGAACGTGGAACTGGTTGACGCGGCCCCGGGCTCTGCCCAGGGGAATGGCCAAGGCTCTGGTACTGGCGCACCCGTGGGCGAGGCCACCATCGCCAAGATGGAATGGGTGGTGCTGAACGAGACCATGCCCCCCGCCAAGTTCACGGCGGTGCATTGGGGCAGCCGCCTGACCGCGGAAGACCGCAAGGCCATACTGGAGTGGGTGGCGGCCACGCGCGCGGCCCATTACGCCACCGACGCCGCGCCCAACCGCGCCAACGAGCCGTTGCAGCCCCTGCCCGCGTCGCTGCCCACCGATGTCCGCAAGGTGGCCCTGGGCGAACGGCTGTTCAACGACAAACGCCTGTCTGCGGACAACACCCTGGCCTGTTCCGGCTGCCACGCAGAGGACAAGGCGGGCACCGACAACCGCCGCTTCGCGGAAGGCATCCGCAAGCAGTTCGGCGACATCAACGCCCCCACCACCTTCAACGCCGTGTTCAACACCCGCCAGTTCTGGAATGGCCGCGCGGCCGACTTGCAGGAACAGGCGGGCGGCCCGCCGCTGAACCCCATCGAGATGGGTTCCAGGGACTGGCAGGAGATCATCGCCAAGCTGGCCGCCGACGCACCGCTGACGGCGGAGTACGCGGCCCTGTACCCCGGCGGCTGGAGCGCGGCGGGCATCACCGACGCCATCGCCGAGTACGAAAAGACCCTGATCACCCCCGACAGCCGTTTCGACAAGTGGCTGAAGGGTGACGACAAGGTCTTGACCCAGGCGGAACTGGACGGTTACCAGCGCTTCAAGGCGTACCGTTGCTCCAGCTGCCACGTGGGCAAGGCCGTGGGCGGCCAGTCGTTCGAATACATGGACCTGAAGGCCGACTACTTCAAGGACCGGGGCAACCCGCTGGGCTCCGACGCGGGCATGAAGGACTTCACCAAGAAGCCCGAGGACCTGCATCGCTTCAAGGTGCCCAACCTGCGCAACATCGAACTGACCGCGCCCTACATGCATGACGGCACCGTGACCACCCTGGACGACGCCGTGCGCATCATGGGCACCTACCTGTCCGGCATGCCCATTCCCGAAGGCGACCGCGCGCTCATCGTGTCCTTCCTGCGCACGCTGACCGGCGAATACAAGGGCAAGCCGCTGACCGGCGTTGCCGTGGCGAAGTAG
- a CDS encoding potassium channel family protein, translated as MKFLPSQIAFFMQSRSAQRNMRFLFRFVLLLVAVITLYSVLFHVIMDYEGRDYSWATGFYWTLTVMSTLGFGDITFLSDTGKLFTLVVLLSGIIFLLVMLPFTFIQFFYAPWLEAQTRLRAPRELPAETRDHVIIVGGDATALGLGRDLAQYAHPYVLLCADAQTALDLQDQGFSVAVGDYDDPETYRRLRVEQAAMLVALDGDVRNTNVAFTAREASPGIPVVCGADQDEAVDILTMAGGTHVFRFSNMLGQGLARRTLAGNMRTGVVGRFDDLVVAEAPVMRTGLVGHSLRDSDLRKVTGVNVVGVWERGRFQLPRPGAPLEASTVLVLAGTRQQMDAFDRYIGGRGVNGTPGGVGGAGPAGPTGETGPAGPAGKTGEAGRHGRAGGTSTAPASDAPVLILGGGRVGLAAARQFAETGIDYRIVEKNPRLVHDDTHTITGSAADLDVLERAGIREAPAVLVTTHDDDLNIYLTIYCRRLRPDIQIITRATLDRNIGILHKAGADLVMSHGSLVSNTVINLLNPGKVLMLSEGLNIFRAPVGLGLAGRTLKDSGIRDETGCSVVALRGPGGLSVNPDPALLLRSCDELILIGDSEAERRFLERYPDNEECEEA; from the coding sequence ATGAAGTTCCTGCCCTCGCAGATCGCCTTTTTCATGCAGAGCCGCTCGGCCCAGCGCAACATGCGCTTCCTGTTCCGCTTCGTGCTGCTGCTGGTGGCGGTCATCACGCTGTACAGCGTGCTGTTCCACGTCATCATGGACTACGAGGGACGCGACTACTCGTGGGCCACGGGCTTCTACTGGACGCTCACGGTCATGTCCACGCTGGGTTTCGGAGACATCACCTTTCTCAGCGACACGGGCAAGCTGTTCACGCTGGTGGTGCTGCTTTCCGGCATCATCTTCCTGCTGGTGATGCTGCCGTTCACCTTCATCCAGTTCTTCTACGCGCCATGGCTTGAAGCGCAGACCCGCCTGCGCGCCCCGCGCGAACTGCCCGCCGAAACGCGCGACCACGTGATCATCGTGGGCGGCGACGCCACGGCCCTGGGCCTTGGGCGCGACCTGGCCCAGTATGCCCACCCCTACGTGCTGCTGTGCGCCGATGCCCAGACCGCGCTGGACTTGCAGGATCAGGGGTTTTCCGTGGCCGTGGGCGATTACGACGACCCGGAAACCTACCGGCGGCTGCGCGTGGAACAGGCGGCCATGCTGGTGGCGCTGGACGGCGACGTGCGCAACACCAACGTGGCCTTCACCGCGCGAGAGGCCAGCCCCGGCATACCCGTGGTCTGCGGGGCCGACCAGGACGAGGCCGTGGACATCCTGACCATGGCGGGCGGCACCCACGTGTTCCGTTTTTCCAACATGCTGGGGCAGGGCCTTGCCCGGCGCACCCTGGCCGGAAACATGCGCACCGGCGTGGTGGGCCGCTTCGACGACCTGGTGGTGGCCGAGGCCCCGGTGATGCGCACCGGCCTGGTGGGCCATTCGCTGCGCGACAGCGACCTGCGCAAGGTCACCGGGGTCAACGTGGTGGGGGTGTGGGAACGTGGCCGGTTCCAGTTGCCGCGTCCGGGCGCGCCGCTGGAGGCCAGCACCGTGCTGGTGCTGGCGGGCACGCGCCAGCAGATGGACGCCTTTGACCGCTATATCGGGGGACGCGGCGTGAACGGCACGCCTGGCGGAGTTGGCGGAGCGGGCCCGGCTGGCCCGACTGGCGAGACTGGCCCGGCTGGCCCGGCTGGCAAGACTGGCGAAGCGGGCCGTCATGGCCGCGCGGGCGGAACATCCACCGCCCCCGCATCCGACGCGCCGGTGCTCATCCTGGGCGGCGGGCGCGTGGGGCTGGCCGCGGCGCGGCAGTTTGCGGAAACAGGCATCGACTACCGCATCGTGGAGAAAAACCCCCGGCTGGTGCACGACGACACCCACACCATCACCGGCAGCGCCGCAGACCTCGACGTGCTGGAGCGCGCGGGCATCCGCGAGGCCCCCGCCGTGCTGGTCACCACCCACGACGACGACCTGAACATCTACTTGACCATCTACTGCCGCAGGCTGCGGCCCGACATCCAGATCATCACCCGTGCCACGCTCGACCGCAACATCGGCATCCTGCACAAGGCCGGGGCGGACCTGGTCATGTCGCACGGATCGCTGGTGTCCAACACGGTGATCAACCTGCTGAACCCCGGCAAGGTGCTGATGCTCAGCGAAGGGCTGAACATCTTCCGCGCCCCGGTGGGGTTGGGCCTTGCCGGGCGAACCCTGAAGGACAGCGGCATCCGCGACGAGACCGGGTGCAGCGTGGTGGCCCTGCGCGGGCCGGGCGGTCTTTCCGTCAACCCGGACCCCGCCCTGCTGCTGCGCTCCTGCGATGAACTGATCCTGATCGGCGACTCCGAGGCCGAACGACGTTTTCTGGAACGCTACCCAGACAACGAGGAATGCGAAGAGGCGTAA
- a CDS encoding sulfite exporter TauE/SafE family protein → MTDFFAQAASLAGDLAATLHAPFPALVDLHGLSDMRDMRTLGAVSAAALAAGFTQGFAGFGSTVIALPLLVAVLGMRVAVPLGCLMALTINVALVGRLFGHMRRGPLTVLLLTSLPGMAVGGRLLSVAPEAWLEGLLGAMVLAFTVFAARTAPTGNDDGAAPPLHAAGTPLRHVVTVAVGLVSGALGAAVGINGPPVVAWAMRQGWGRHALKATLAGYFLLAGVGIVGAQGLHGELTGRVLLLFCAGLPALAAGLYGGHLCFGRLDEAAFRRVLLGLFAVSGAGLLWRAAGLG, encoded by the coding sequence ATGACCGACTTTTTCGCGCAGGCCGCATCCCTTGCGGGGGATCTGGCCGCCACGCTGCATGCCCCCTTTCCCGCGCTGGTCGATCTGCACGGCCTGAGCGACATGCGCGACATGCGTACTCTGGGCGCGGTAAGCGCGGCGGCGCTGGCCGCCGGGTTCACGCAGGGTTTCGCCGGGTTCGGCTCCACGGTCATTGCCCTGCCCCTGCTGGTGGCCGTGCTGGGCATGCGGGTGGCCGTGCCGCTGGGCTGCCTGATGGCGCTGACCATCAACGTGGCGCTGGTGGGCCGTCTGTTCGGGCACATGCGGCGCGGACCGCTGACCGTGTTGCTGCTCACCTCGCTGCCGGGCATGGCCGTGGGCGGCAGGCTGCTGTCCGTGGCACCGGAGGCGTGGCTGGAAGGATTGCTGGGGGCCATGGTGCTGGCGTTCACCGTGTTCGCGGCCCGCACCGCGCCCACTGGCAACGACGACGGCGCCGCCCCACCGTTGCATGCGGCGGGCACGCCATTGCGCCACGTGGTCACCGTGGCGGTGGGGCTGGTCAGCGGCGCTCTGGGTGCGGCGGTGGGCATCAACGGCCCGCCGGTGGTGGCCTGGGCCATGCGCCAGGGCTGGGGCCGCCACGCGCTGAAGGCCACCCTGGCCGGGTATTTCCTGCTGGCGGGGGTGGGCATCGTGGGGGCGCAGGGCCTGCACGGCGAACTCACCGGGCGGGTGCTGCTGCTGTTCTGCGCCGGGCTGCCCGCGCTGGCCGCCGGGTTGTACGGGGGGCACCTGTGCTTCGGGCGTCTGGACGAGGCCGCTTTCCGCAGGGTGCTGCTGGGGCTGTTCGCCGTATCCGGCGCGGGCCTGCTGTGGCGCGCGGCGGGGCTGGGGTAG
- a CDS encoding DUF1786 domain-containing protein: protein MNIPNFHPAQQARNTSASTQAATGAAPAPGSILCLDIGSGTQDVLLTMPGLNPENWPRFVLPTPARRVARRIAELTAEGRHIWLHGENMGGGFFGAVKAHVAAGLRMAAHPQAALALHDNPDRVRALGVDIAESCPAGHAPVRLADYEPGFWRALLDTCGLPQPHLVVAAAQDHGHHPQGSNTVGRFELWRDFLNNSSDGQSGDGQAGANPASLIYDVPPAQFTRLATLQRAIGGGPVADTGAAAVLGALALPEVQARSAREGVLVVNAGNSHTIAFLVFRQRVWGVYEHHTGMLTTESLLHDLNEFRLCWLPDEQVRAAGGHGSAFAPDIPPETEGFRPAFVLGPRREMLRGHGQFIAPHGDMMLAGCHGLLHGLDLRVRA, encoded by the coding sequence ATGAACATACCCAACTTTCACCCCGCCCAGCAGGCCCGGAACACGTCCGCATCCACGCAAGCCGCCACGGGCGCAGCCCCTGCGCCCGGCAGCATCCTGTGCCTGGACATCGGCAGCGGCACGCAGGACGTGTTGCTGACCATGCCGGGCCTGAATCCGGAAAACTGGCCGCGCTTCGTGCTGCCCACGCCCGCCCGGCGGGTGGCCAGACGCATCGCCGAACTCACCGCCGAGGGCCGCCACATCTGGCTGCACGGCGAGAACATGGGCGGCGGGTTCTTCGGCGCGGTGAAGGCCCACGTGGCCGCCGGGCTGCGCATGGCCGCCCACCCGCAGGCGGCCCTGGCCCTGCACGACAACCCGGACCGGGTGCGCGCCCTTGGCGTGGACATCGCCGAATCCTGCCCCGCCGGGCATGCCCCGGTGCGTCTGGCCGACTACGAGCCCGGCTTCTGGCGCGCCCTGCTGGATACCTGCGGCCTGCCGCAGCCGCATCTGGTGGTGGCCGCCGCGCAGGACCACGGGCATCACCCGCAGGGGTCCAACACCGTGGGCCGCTTCGAACTGTGGCGCGATTTTCTCAACAATTCCTCGGACGGCCAGTCCGGTGACGGCCAAGCAGGCGCCAACCCGGCCAGCCTGATCTACGACGTACCGCCCGCCCAGTTCACCCGCCTGGCCACCTTGCAGCGCGCCATCGGCGGCGGCCCCGTGGCCGATACCGGCGCGGCCGCCGTGCTGGGCGCGCTGGCCCTGCCCGAAGTGCAGGCCCGCAGCGCCCGCGAAGGGGTGCTGGTGGTCAACGCGGGCAACAGCCACACCATCGCCTTTCTGGTGTTCCGCCAGCGGGTGTGGGGCGTGTACGAGCACCACACCGGCATGCTGACCACCGAAAGCCTGCTGCACGACCTGAACGAATTCCGCCTGTGCTGGCTGCCCGACGAGCAGGTGCGGGCCGCCGGGGGCCACGGCAGCGCCTTTGCCCCGGACATCCCGCCGGAGACGGAAGGCTTTCGCCCCGCCTTCGTGCTGGGGCCGCGCCGCGAGATGCTGCGCGGGCACGGCCAGTTCATCGCCCCGCATGGCGACATGATGCTGGCGGGCTGCCACGGGTTGTTGCACGGGCTGGATCTGCGCGTCAGGGCCTAA
- a CDS encoding phenylacetate--CoA ligase family protein — protein sequence MEFFDIAETWSREAITAAQIVRLRNTVEQAMKSPFYSQRLKEAGVTPGSIRSLDDVRRIPLTSKDDLRAQYPDGLICVPKSELVRMHVSSGTTGTPTVVYHTQSDLNSWADLMARCMHMVGIRREDVFQNMAGYGLFTGGLGIHYGAERLGCLTIPAGAGNTRRQVKLVRDFRTTVAHIIPSYALYLGAALRDEGEDPAELPLRIALIGAEPHTEEARRRIEDMLGLKAYNSYGLSEMNGPGVAFECVHQNGLHVWEDAYIAEIIDPATGEAVPDGEVGELVMTTLCRQGMPVLRYRTRDLTRFLPGECPCGRVHRRLDRILGRADDMLIVKGVNIYPMQVEQVLMGFPEVGQNYLIVLERDDFRDVLRVKVEIRDEYFEEDMRKLHGLRERITRRIHDEILVTPKVDLVQHNSLPKSEGKAQRVQDLRERPAL from the coding sequence ATGGAATTCTTCGACATCGCCGAAACCTGGAGCCGCGAGGCCATCACCGCCGCCCAGATCGTCCGCCTGCGCAACACCGTGGAGCAGGCCATGAAGTCGCCCTTCTACAGCCAACGGCTGAAGGAGGCGGGCGTCACCCCCGGTTCCATCCGTTCGCTGGACGACGTGCGGCGCATCCCGCTCACCAGCAAGGACGACCTGCGCGCCCAGTACCCCGACGGGCTGATCTGCGTGCCCAAGTCGGAACTGGTGCGCATGCATGTCTCCAGCGGCACCACCGGCACCCCCACCGTGGTCTACCACACCCAGTCCGACCTCAATTCGTGGGCGGACCTGATGGCCCGCTGCATGCACATGGTGGGCATCCGCCGCGAGGACGTGTTCCAGAACATGGCCGGGTACGGCCTGTTCACCGGCGGCCTCGGCATCCACTACGGCGCAGAGCGCCTTGGCTGCCTGACCATCCCCGCCGGGGCGGGCAACACCCGCCGCCAGGTCAAGCTGGTGCGCGACTTCCGGACCACCGTGGCGCACATCATCCCTTCGTACGCGCTGTACCTGGGCGCCGCCCTGCGCGACGAGGGCGAAGACCCCGCCGAACTGCCCCTGCGCATCGCCCTCATCGGCGCCGAGCCCCACACCGAGGAAGCCCGCCGCCGCATCGAGGACATGCTGGGCCTGAAGGCCTACAACTCCTACGGCCTGTCCGAGATGAACGGCCCCGGCGTGGCCTTCGAGTGCGTGCACCAGAACGGCCTGCACGTCTGGGAAGACGCCTACATCGCCGAAATCATCGACCCCGCCACCGGCGAAGCCGTGCCCGACGGCGAGGTGGGCGAACTGGTCATGACCACCCTGTGCCGTCAGGGCATGCCCGTGCTGCGCTACCGCACCCGCGACCTGACCCGGTTCCTGCCCGGCGAATGCCCCTGTGGCCGCGTGCACCGCAGGCTCGACCGAATCCTGGGCCGCGCCGACGACATGCTCATCGTCAAGGGCGTGAACATCTACCCCATGCAGGTGGAACAGGTGCTCATGGGCTTCCCCGAAGTGGGCCAGAACTACCTTATCGTGCTGGAACGCGACGACTTCCGCGACGTGCTGCGCGTGAAGGTGGAAATCCGCGACGAATACTTCGAGGAAGACATGCGCAAGCTGCACGGCCTGCGCGAACGCATCACCCGCCGCATCCACGACGAAATCCTGGTCACCCCCAAGGTGGACCTGGTCCAGCACAACAGCCTGCCCAAAAGCGAAGGCAAGGCCCAGCGCGTGCAGGACCTGCGCGAACGCCCCGCCTTGTAG
- a CDS encoding carboxymuconolactone decarboxylase family protein → MNDQLRALTVQRKRAHSRLAATGAPVYAAFLDMERAAYADGALPKRHKELIAVGISVVLDCRSCMQWHIEQAAAAGAGPAEVLEAVEVGIEMGGGPATVSARFALEVMDEVFGARWPDDVKAGIAARRGVAKANAFDAAVMGAGQSEAGGEGAA, encoded by the coding sequence ATGAACGACCAACTGCGCGCGCTGACCGTACAGCGCAAGCGCGCCCATTCCCGGCTTGCGGCAACGGGCGCCCCCGTGTACGCCGCCTTTCTGGACATGGAGCGGGCCGCCTACGCGGACGGCGCGCTGCCGAAACGCCACAAGGAACTGATTGCCGTGGGAATTTCCGTGGTTCTGGATTGCCGTTCGTGCATGCAGTGGCACATCGAGCAGGCGGCTGCCGCAGGGGCCGGCCCCGCCGAGGTGCTGGAAGCGGTGGAGGTGGGCATCGAGATGGGCGGCGGACCGGCCACCGTGTCTGCCCGCTTTGCGCTGGAGGTCATGGACGAGGTTTTCGGGGCGCGGTGGCCGGACGACGTGAAGGCGGGCATCGCCGCGCGCCGGGGCGTCGCCAAGGCGAACGCATTCGATGCCGCGGTCATGGGCGCCGGGCAATCCGAAGCCGGTGGCGAGGGTGCGGCATGA